Proteins encoded by one window of Halomonas sp. Bachu 37:
- the purU gene encoding formyltetrahydrofolate deformylase — protein MSHYYRLIVSCPDKVGIVARVSGFIAQQGGSITEASQHSDLETGRFFMRYEILADSLEMSSASLRLAFEPVAREFEMQWALTDTRKRQRVVLMVSRESHCLVDLLYRWQAGELDCDIVGVISNHDDMRSLAEWYGITYYHVPVDPADKESAFAKVQACIDAMEADCIVLARYMQILPPALCQRYIGKVINIHHSFLPSFAGAKPYHQAYERGVKLIGATCHYVTEELDAGPIIEQDIHRVSHCHTPTDLVRFGRDVEKAVLARGLRWHLEDRVLIHGNKTVVFS, from the coding sequence ATGTCTCATTATTATCGCTTGATTGTTTCCTGCCCCGACAAGGTCGGGATTGTCGCTCGAGTATCGGGCTTTATTGCCCAGCAGGGAGGATCGATCACCGAGGCCAGCCAGCATTCCGATCTCGAGACCGGGCGCTTCTTCATGCGTTACGAAATTCTGGCCGATTCGCTGGAGATGTCGTCTGCCTCTCTGCGGCTAGCCTTCGAACCGGTGGCCCGGGAATTCGAGATGCAATGGGCTCTGACCGATACGCGAAAGCGACAGCGGGTGGTGCTGATGGTCTCCCGGGAGTCCCACTGCCTGGTGGACTTGCTGTATCGCTGGCAGGCGGGGGAGTTGGACTGCGATATCGTCGGGGTGATTTCCAACCACGACGATATGCGCTCCTTGGCGGAGTGGTATGGCATCACGTATTACCATGTGCCGGTGGATCCAGCCGACAAGGAGTCCGCTTTTGCCAAGGTTCAGGCCTGTATCGACGCAATGGAAGCCGACTGTATCGTCCTGGCTCGCTACATGCAGATATTGCCCCCGGCGCTATGCCAGCGCTATATCGGCAAGGTGATCAATATCCATCACAGTTTCCTGCCGTCTTTTGCCGGTGCCAAGCCCTACCACCAGGCCTATGAACGGGGCGTTAAGCTTATCGGTGCCACCTGTCACTATGTCACTGAGGAACTGGATGCTGGGCCTATCATCGAGCAGGATATTCATCGAGTCAGCCATTGCCATACGCCAACGGACCTGGTGAGGTTCGGGCGGGATGTGGAGAAGGCAGTGCTGGCGCGAGGCTTGCGCTGGCATCTGGAAGATCGAGTGTTGATTCACGGCAACAAGACCGTGGTATTCAGTTAA
- a CDS encoding energy-coupling factor ABC transporter permease: protein MSFDEVVLAPWVLWLGALLAVGFVLLALQQRPWRTLIEDSALQHRWLGATVAIALMWQMRAQAVDWLTLHLVFTALMTLLFKAPLALITNVLVNGAMIAIGRNDWPLLGVNILVTGVIPALVVVVVWRLVDRYLPDHLMVYIFVCGFFGSALATLAGGLTVVLAVWAGTTSPDAFYLAQEYARFLPLLMPSEALITGMLFSIMVVYRPEWVATLNGHRYIDTK from the coding sequence ATGTCGTTTGACGAAGTGGTATTGGCTCCATGGGTGCTATGGCTTGGCGCGCTTCTGGCCGTCGGATTTGTATTGCTGGCGCTGCAGCAGCGCCCTTGGCGGACGCTAATAGAAGACTCTGCACTGCAGCATCGCTGGTTGGGAGCGACGGTCGCCATTGCCTTGATGTGGCAGATGCGTGCCCAGGCGGTCGACTGGTTGACCCTTCATCTGGTTTTTACCGCCCTGATGACGCTGCTGTTCAAGGCGCCCCTGGCCCTGATTACCAACGTGCTGGTGAATGGCGCCATGATCGCGATCGGGCGCAATGACTGGCCGCTGCTGGGCGTCAACATCCTGGTCACCGGTGTGATACCGGCGCTGGTGGTGGTGGTGGTCTGGCGCCTGGTGGATCGCTATCTACCCGACCATCTGATGGTTTATATCTTTGTGTGTGGCTTCTTTGGGTCCGCTCTGGCGACCCTGGCGGGTGGGTTGACTGTCGTATTGGCGGTCTGGGCGGGAACGACGAGTCCCGACGCCTTCTACCTGGCGCAGGAGTATGCGCGGTTCTTGCCGTTACTGATGCCCTCTGAGGCGCTTATCACCGGCATGCTGTTCAGCATCATGGTGGTGTATCGTCCCGAATGGGTGGCCACCTTGAACGGCCACCGCTACATCGATACCAAATGA
- a CDS encoding uracil-xanthine permease family protein, whose translation MSVPPSAAKADSTLHTLLTGAQMLFVAFGALVLVPLLTGLDPSVALFTAGVGTLAFHLVTRQSVPVFLASSFAFIAPIQGSIANFGIPATMGGLMAAGLVYVVIAQAVRLKGTAWLHRLLPAVVVGPVIMVIGLALAPVAVSMATGETSDNIDYPAAIFLSMASLLVTLVLAVFGRGLLRLIPIMGGIVTGYCLALLMGVVDFTPVREAAWVSLPNFTAPAFHWAAILFMIPVAIAPAVEHIGDMVAIGSVTRRNYLEKPGLHRTLLGDGLATTIAALFGGPPNTTYSEVTGAVTLTRAFNPKYMLVAAVIAILLAFVSKLGALLQTIPGPVMGGIMTLLFGSIAVIGMNTLVRAGASLTAPRNLVVVSLILVFGIGGMQFGGGQFTLQGVSLAALVGIVLNWLLPRAGDDE comes from the coding sequence ATGAGTGTCCCTCCCTCTGCCGCCAAGGCGGATTCCACACTTCATACTCTGTTGACCGGGGCGCAAATGCTATTTGTGGCCTTTGGCGCGCTGGTATTGGTGCCGTTGCTCACAGGCCTGGACCCGAGCGTGGCTCTGTTTACCGCAGGAGTGGGGACCCTGGCGTTCCATCTCGTCACGCGGCAGAGCGTGCCAGTTTTTCTTGCCTCGTCGTTTGCCTTCATTGCTCCCATCCAAGGCTCCATCGCCAACTTCGGTATTCCGGCGACGATGGGTGGCTTGATGGCGGCGGGGCTGGTCTACGTGGTGATTGCCCAGGCCGTCAGGCTCAAGGGAACCGCCTGGCTGCACCGGTTGCTACCGGCGGTAGTGGTGGGGCCGGTAATCATGGTGATCGGCCTGGCATTGGCACCGGTGGCAGTGAGCATGGCCACGGGGGAAACCAGCGACAACATCGATTATCCTGCCGCCATCTTTCTTTCCATGGCCAGCTTACTGGTAACCTTGGTGCTGGCGGTGTTCGGACGCGGCCTGCTGCGTCTCATTCCTATCATGGGTGGCATCGTCACGGGATATTGCCTGGCCTTGTTGATGGGAGTCGTGGATTTCACTCCGGTACGCGAGGCAGCGTGGGTATCACTGCCCAACTTTACCGCCCCAGCGTTCCATTGGGCGGCCATTCTGTTCATGATTCCGGTCGCTATCGCCCCGGCCGTCGAACATATCGGCGACATGGTGGCGATCGGCTCGGTAACACGCCGCAATTATCTGGAAAAACCGGGGCTGCACCGTACCTTGTTGGGTGATGGTCTGGCCACCACGATAGCGGCGCTGTTCGGTGGCCCGCCGAACACCACCTATTCCGAAGTGACAGGGGCGGTGACGTTGACCCGTGCCTTCAATCCCAAATACATGCTGGTAGCAGCGGTGATTGCTATTCTGCTGGCATTCGTTTCCAAGCTCGGCGCCTTGTTGCAGACCATTCCCGGCCCGGTCATGGGGGGCATCATGACGCTGTTGTTCGGCTCGATTGCCGTAATCGGCATGAACACGCTGGTACGCGCTGGGGCGTCGCTTACCGCGCCGCGCAATCTGGTGGTGGTCTCCTTGATTCTGGTCTTCGGCATCGGCGGGATGCAGTTCGGTGGCGGACAATTCACGCTACAAGGCGTCAGCCTGGCGGCCCTGGTGGGCATCGTGTTGAACTGGCTGCTGCCCAGGGCGGGAGACGATGAGTAG
- a CDS encoding adenine phosphoribosyltransferase, translating into MSIYGDYIKSVIRTVSDWPEPGVNFRDITPLLQNSAAFRKLIDSFVHRYQEMNLDAIAAIDARGFIIGAPLAYELGCSFVPVRKKGKLPFKTISETYTLEYGHSEVELHADAFKPHDRILLMDDLIATGGTMLAAANLIQRSGGQVVETATIIDLPELGGSAKIREAGYGVFAVCSFTENE; encoded by the coding sequence ATGAGCATCTACGGCGACTACATCAAGTCCGTCATCCGCACGGTTTCCGATTGGCCTGAACCCGGGGTCAATTTCCGCGACATTACACCGCTTCTGCAAAATAGCGCGGCATTTCGCAAGCTGATCGATAGCTTTGTTCATCGCTATCAGGAAATGAACCTGGATGCCATCGCGGCGATCGACGCGCGCGGCTTCATCATCGGGGCGCCGCTGGCCTATGAGCTGGGTTGCAGCTTTGTGCCGGTACGCAAGAAAGGCAAGCTGCCTTTCAAGACCATCAGCGAGACCTACACGCTCGAGTACGGTCATTCCGAAGTGGAGCTGCACGCCGATGCCTTCAAACCGCACGATCGAATTCTGTTGATGGATGATCTGATCGCTACCGGTGGCACAATGCTGGCCGCCGCCAACCTGATTCAGCGTAGTGGGGGACAAGTCGTGGAAACCGCCACCATCATCGACTTGCCCGAGCTGGGTGGTTCCGCCAAGATTCGCGAAGCCGGTTATGGTGTCTTCGCGGTTTGTTCCTTTACCGAAAACGAGTAA
- the lexA gene encoding transcriptional repressor LexA — MSRPLTARQQHVYDFIVKTMNELGYPPTRAEIAKALGFRSPNAAEEHLRALERKGAIRIIRHTSRGIRLPSQEPQEPAELMEGTESPAEATFPQGLPVIGEVAAGSPVLAAEHIDRYCPLPPEYFTPRADYLLRVRGLSMKDAGILEGDLLAVHRTEKVRNGQIVVARLGEEVTVKRFLRQGHRVTLEAENADFPAIEVDLRHQPLEIEGVGVGVIRGGNGQALG; from the coding sequence ATGTCTCGACCCTTAACAGCTCGCCAACAACATGTCTACGACTTCATCGTAAAGACCATGAACGAGCTGGGATATCCGCCGACACGGGCAGAGATCGCCAAAGCGCTTGGCTTTCGCTCACCCAATGCTGCAGAAGAGCATCTACGGGCGCTGGAGCGCAAGGGGGCGATACGCATCATTCGCCATACTTCCCGTGGTATCCGCCTCCCCTCGCAGGAGCCACAGGAACCGGCGGAGCTTATGGAAGGGACGGAAAGCCCGGCGGAAGCCACCTTTCCACAAGGCTTGCCGGTGATCGGTGAAGTTGCAGCCGGCAGTCCGGTACTCGCCGCTGAGCATATCGATCGTTACTGCCCGCTGCCTCCTGAGTACTTCACTCCCCGTGCAGATTACCTGTTGCGCGTGCGCGGTTTATCGATGAAGGATGCCGGCATTCTGGAGGGCGATTTGCTTGCGGTGCATCGTACCGAGAAGGTACGTAACGGCCAGATCGTCGTAGCCCGTCTGGGAGAGGAAGTCACGGTGAAACGTTTCTTGCGTCAGGGTCACCGAGTGACGCTTGAAGCGGAAAATGCCGATTTCCCTGCTATCGAAGTGGATCTACGCCATCAGCCCCTGGAAATAGAAGGTGTGGGTGTCGGCGTCATCCGTGGCGGCAATGGCCAGGCCTTGGGCTAG
- the moaC gene encoding cyclic pyranopterin monophosphate synthase MoaC: MPLTHLNAHGEANMVDVGDKPESHREAVASGRINMQPATLALLAEGGLPKGDVLATARIAGIQAAKRTHELIPLCHSLALSKVSVDFTLDSSRSCVEVKATCRLHGRTGVEMEALTAVSVACLTLYDMCKAVDKDMRIEAIQLDKKQGGKSGDYQRENKNVAPVPIVTGEGATGEVSLGERCPSPCVRIKFLAELRERLNINDIVLSLDSLPRRDVAGLKSALVQRDSRFALLSEERVLCAVNQVMANDTTRVTDDDEVAFFPPVTGG; this comes from the coding sequence ATGCCACTGACGCACCTTAACGCGCATGGGGAAGCCAACATGGTGGATGTTGGAGACAAGCCAGAAAGCCACCGGGAGGCCGTGGCATCGGGGCGAATCAACATGCAGCCCGCAACATTGGCGCTGCTGGCTGAAGGTGGGCTGCCCAAGGGCGATGTCCTGGCCACCGCGCGTATCGCCGGAATACAGGCGGCCAAGCGAACTCACGAGCTGATTCCGCTTTGCCATTCCCTGGCGCTGTCCAAGGTGTCAGTCGATTTTACGCTGGATTCCTCGCGCTCTTGCGTGGAAGTGAAGGCTACCTGCCGCCTGCATGGACGCACCGGTGTGGAAATGGAAGCATTGACGGCGGTTTCCGTGGCGTGTCTCACCCTGTACGACATGTGCAAGGCCGTCGACAAGGATATGCGGATCGAAGCTATCCAGCTGGATAAGAAGCAGGGCGGCAAGAGCGGTGATTATCAGCGTGAAAATAAAAACGTTGCGCCCGTGCCGATTGTCACCGGAGAAGGCGCGACGGGAGAAGTATCGTTGGGTGAGCGTTGTCCTTCCCCCTGTGTGCGGATCAAGTTCCTCGCCGAACTGCGGGAACGCCTGAATATCAATGACATTGTGCTAAGTCTGGATAGCTTACCCAGGCGTGATGTGGCGGGTTTGAAGTCGGCGCTTGTGCAGCGCGATTCTCGTTTCGCTTTATTGAGTGAGGAGCGGGTACTTTGTGCGGTCAACCAGGTCATGGCAAATGACACTACACGGGTCACCGATGACGATGAAGTGGCCTTCTTCCCGCCTGTGACGGGAGGATGA
- a CDS encoding ribonuclease J, whose amino-acid sequence MNLSLYAYDSHWISIDCGMMIRQDLPDSPLQVPNLDTAKALGIIPQALFITHGHEDHIGAVAWLWPHWGCPIYATPLAGALLRLKFAERNLSPAAIHIVEPGEALESGPFTLRYLPVTHSIPESCALMVSVGPYRLLHTGDWKLDSDPLIGTPVTAAQFRALAPVDLVVGDSTNAPMPGHSGSEGEVAAALERTLRQCPGRVVVSCFASNLARISAIGQAARRCGRRVSLMGRSMERMVSVARGLGYLEDFPSLVPLHDLGYLPPDEIVVIATGSQGEPRAALHRLVQGHHPLFELKPDDSVIFSAKAIPGNERLIERLKQGLDRLGVTVYDEFSHPELHATGHPAQEELKKLYQWLQPGHLLPVHGEARHQQAHQQLASELGIEAPLAPVNGDLIRFDNDGLNLERRHPQPPCIVSQNSVVPHPGLEANNRNRRHGSLYLALSVTATETGWSRIGRLILDNSETSPMDEQSFTDWLDEQVEEIHAETLAELRLALQPRLIGWLAEHLHRMPDVHLQIMAAEMPADS is encoded by the coding sequence ATGAATCTGAGCCTTTACGCTTACGATTCACACTGGATCAGTATCGATTGCGGCATGATGATTCGGCAGGACCTGCCCGATTCTCCTCTTCAGGTCCCCAATCTGGATACGGCCAAGGCCCTGGGCATCATCCCCCAGGCCCTTTTCATCACCCATGGACATGAAGATCATATTGGCGCGGTAGCCTGGTTGTGGCCACACTGGGGATGCCCCATCTACGCCACACCACTGGCTGGGGCGCTGCTACGCTTGAAATTCGCCGAGCGCAACTTGAGTCCCGCCGCAATACATATCGTCGAACCCGGCGAGGCCCTGGAAAGCGGTCCCTTTACCTTGCGCTACCTGCCAGTCACCCACTCCATTCCCGAAAGCTGCGCCTTGATGGTATCGGTTGGTCCATACCGTCTACTGCATACTGGTGACTGGAAACTCGACTCGGATCCGTTAATCGGCACTCCGGTAACGGCAGCGCAATTTCGCGCCCTGGCTCCCGTCGACCTGGTGGTCGGCGATTCCACCAACGCACCGATGCCCGGCCATTCAGGGAGCGAAGGCGAGGTCGCTGCCGCCCTGGAGCGCACCTTGCGCCAATGTCCCGGCCGAGTCGTGGTGTCATGCTTTGCCAGCAACCTGGCGAGAATCAGCGCAATCGGCCAGGCGGCAAGACGTTGCGGGCGTAGAGTCAGTCTGATGGGACGCTCCATGGAGCGCATGGTGTCGGTCGCACGCGGTCTGGGTTACCTTGAAGACTTTCCCTCTCTCGTTCCTCTCCACGATCTGGGTTACTTGCCTCCCGACGAAATCGTGGTCATTGCCACCGGTAGCCAGGGCGAACCGCGAGCGGCACTGCATCGCCTGGTCCAGGGACACCACCCGCTTTTCGAATTGAAGCCTGACGATAGCGTCATTTTTTCGGCAAAGGCGATTCCCGGAAACGAGCGCCTCATCGAGCGTTTGAAGCAAGGCCTCGACCGTCTCGGCGTAACAGTTTATGACGAGTTCTCTCATCCCGAACTGCATGCCACTGGGCACCCGGCGCAAGAGGAACTCAAGAAACTTTATCAGTGGCTTCAGCCGGGTCACTTGCTGCCCGTCCATGGGGAAGCGCGTCATCAGCAGGCCCATCAGCAACTTGCCTCCGAGCTGGGCATCGAGGCACCCTTGGCGCCGGTCAATGGCGATCTCATTCGCTTCGACAACGATGGGCTTAACCTCGAGCGCCGTCATCCTCAGCCACCCTGCATCGTCAGCCAGAACAGCGTGGTTCCCCACCCAGGGCTTGAAGCGAACAATAGAAACAGACGCCACGGCAGTCTTTACCTGGCTCTTTCGGTTACCGCTACTGAAACCGGCTGGAGTCGCATCGGCAGGCTGATTCTGGATAATAGTGAAACGAGCCCGATGGATGAACAAAGCTTTACCGACTGGCTGGACGAGCAAGTGGAGGAGATACATGCCGAGACGCTGGCAGAACTGAGGTTAGCGTTGCAACCCCGCTTGATAGGTTGGCTTGCCGAACACCTGCATCGTATGCCCGATGTCCATTTGCAGATAATGGCAGCGGAAATGCCCGCCGATTCCTGA
- the gpt gene encoding xanthine phosphoribosyltransferase, with translation MSSERYHQHFTVSWDQLHRDVRQLCHQLVERDFKGIVAITRGGLIPAALIARELNVRLIDTICIKSYDHMDQGGLDIMKGVDHDGEGWLLVDDLVDTGKTARAVREMLPKAHFVTIYAKPEGRPLVDQYLTEVGQHCWIQFPWDMGVAYVEPLVDQVKR, from the coding sequence ATGAGCAGCGAACGCTATCATCAACATTTCACCGTATCCTGGGATCAGCTTCATCGGGATGTACGTCAGCTATGCCATCAGCTGGTCGAACGTGACTTCAAGGGCATCGTGGCGATCACCCGGGGAGGCTTGATCCCGGCGGCATTGATAGCCCGTGAATTGAATGTGCGCCTGATCGATACCATCTGTATCAAGAGCTACGACCATATGGATCAAGGTGGTCTGGATATCATGAAGGGAGTCGACCACGACGGTGAAGGGTGGCTGCTCGTGGATGACCTGGTGGATACCGGCAAGACAGCGCGTGCGGTGCGCGAAATGCTTCCCAAGGCGCATTTCGTCACTATCTATGCAAAACCCGAGGGCCGCCCACTGGTGGACCAGTATCTGACGGAAGTGGGTCAACACTGCTGGATTCAGTTTCCCTGGGACATGGGCGTGGCATATGTCGAGCCCTTGGTGGATCAGGTGAAAAGGTAA
- the mobA gene encoding molybdenum cofactor guanylyltransferase MobA has protein sequence MSRISCAPGRHEITGVILAGGRGRRMGGVDKGLESLAGVALVDHVMARLQGQVNDIIISANRHCTEYSRRGVTVVSDEQKGYQGPLMGIQAGLKTSPTRWVLLVPCDTPVLPLDLVARLAAGIGKADIAVAHDGERNHPVVALLHRGLVDSLKQALARGERKVTTWFATHKVMEVDFSDCPDAFINLNSLDQCQALEARLNETHYRERG, from the coding sequence ATGAGTAGGATCTCGTGCGCACCCGGACGCCATGAGATCACCGGCGTCATTCTCGCCGGTGGCAGAGGGCGGCGCATGGGCGGCGTGGACAAGGGGCTGGAAAGCCTGGCCGGGGTGGCGTTGGTCGATCATGTCATGGCGCGGCTCCAGGGGCAGGTCAATGACATCATCATCAGCGCCAATCGCCACTGCACTGAATACTCCCGCCGCGGCGTGACTGTGGTATCGGATGAGCAGAAGGGGTATCAAGGTCCGCTGATGGGAATCCAGGCGGGATTGAAAACCAGTCCTACCCGGTGGGTGCTATTGGTGCCTTGCGATACTCCCGTCTTGCCCCTTGACCTGGTCGCGCGTCTGGCGGCAGGCATCGGCAAGGCCGATATCGCCGTGGCGCATGATGGTGAACGCAACCATCCAGTGGTGGCACTTTTGCACCGAGGGCTTGTCGATAGCCTGAAACAGGCCTTGGCTAGAGGGGAGCGCAAGGTGACCACCTGGTTTGCAACTCACAAGGTCATGGAAGTGGATTTCAGCGATTGTCCCGACGCATTCATCAATTTGAATAGCCTCGACCAGTGCCAAGCGCTGGAAGCGCGATTAAACGAGACACACTACCGTGAGAGAGGATAA
- the ung gene encoding uracil-DNA glycosylase: MTASPLPADWNRYLGDEFDAGYMRELKRFLADEKAAKKVIYPHSSNWFRAFQLTPLESVKVVILGQDPYHGPDQAHGLSFSVKPGVRVPPSLVNIYKELAADVGFVPVKHGFLEPWARQGVLLLNASLTVEQGNAGAHRGKGWEAFTDKAIRTVSENAEPSVFLLWGAHARQKKSLIDQQRHLVLESPHPSPLSAHRGFFGSRQFSQANEFLALNGREPIDWQLPDSP; this comes from the coding sequence ATGACGGCAAGCCCGCTTCCGGCCGACTGGAATCGTTATCTGGGTGACGAGTTCGATGCTGGCTACATGCGCGAACTGAAGCGTTTCCTGGCGGATGAGAAGGCCGCCAAGAAGGTCATCTATCCGCACTCTTCGAACTGGTTCCGGGCGTTTCAGTTGACCCCGCTGGAAAGCGTCAAGGTTGTCATTCTGGGGCAGGACCCTTATCACGGCCCCGATCAGGCGCATGGGTTGAGTTTCTCCGTGAAGCCGGGGGTTCGGGTACCACCGTCCCTGGTCAATATCTACAAGGAATTGGCCGCAGACGTCGGATTCGTGCCGGTCAAGCATGGCTTTCTCGAACCCTGGGCGCGCCAGGGCGTGCTGTTGCTCAATGCCTCGCTGACGGTCGAACAAGGCAACGCCGGCGCCCACCGCGGAAAGGGATGGGAGGCGTTTACCGACAAGGCAATCCGCACAGTAAGTGAAAATGCCGAGCCTAGCGTATTTCTGCTGTGGGGCGCTCATGCCAGGCAGAAGAAGAGCCTGATCGACCAGCAGCGCCATCTCGTTCTGGAATCGCCACATCCTTCTCCGCTCTCCGCCCATCGTGGCTTTTTCGGTTCGCGTCAGTTTTCTCAAGCCAATGAGTTCCTGGCACTCAATGGCCGTGAGCCGATTGATTGGCAGTTACCTGATTCCCCTTAA
- the moaE gene encoding molybdopterin synthase catalytic subunit MoaE: MQLSVKVQEEHFDIGHEQQALLAGNTHIGAVVSFTGLVRDFNETPEVTGLTLEHYPGMTEASLDAIAQEAARRWTLDGVRIIHRVGYLSPGDPIVLVMVTGAHRREAFCACDFIMDFLKTRAPFWKKEHAEKGAYWVKERASDQRDAQRWEAFDEK, from the coding sequence ATGCAGCTATCGGTAAAGGTTCAGGAAGAACACTTTGATATCGGCCACGAGCAGCAGGCATTGCTGGCTGGCAATACGCATATTGGTGCGGTGGTTAGTTTCACTGGTCTGGTGCGGGATTTCAATGAAACCCCCGAGGTGACGGGTTTGACACTCGAGCACTATCCGGGAATGACGGAAGCCAGTCTTGACGCTATCGCCCAGGAGGCAGCGCGGCGATGGACGCTGGACGGTGTGCGAATCATCCATCGGGTGGGCTATCTAAGTCCGGGCGATCCTATCGTGCTGGTAATGGTAACCGGGGCACATCGACGAGAGGCATTCTGCGCTTGTGATTTCATCATGGACTTCCTCAAGACCCGGGCGCCTTTCTGGAAAAAGGAGCACGCCGAAAAGGGCGCTTATTGGGTAAAGGAGCGTGCCTCGGACCAGCGGGACGCTCAGCGTTGGGAGGCATTTGATGAAAAATAG
- the upp gene encoding uracil phosphoribosyltransferase: MSVYAIDHPLVQHKLGLMREVDLSTKSFRELAGEVAKLLTYEATKDLELETHEIEGWNGAPIDTRRLKGKKVTIVPILRAGLGMLEGVTDLIPSARVSVVGLYRDEETLQPVPYFAKFANDIEERMAIVIDPMLATGGSMVATLDMLRDRGCKHMKVIVLVAAPEGIRRVEEAYPGIEIYTASVDERLDENGYIVPGLGDAGDKIFGTR; encoded by the coding sequence ATGAGTGTATATGCCATTGATCATCCGCTGGTTCAGCATAAGCTGGGGCTGATGCGCGAAGTCGATCTAAGCACGAAAAGCTTTCGCGAACTAGCGGGAGAAGTGGCCAAGCTTCTCACCTATGAGGCAACCAAGGATCTGGAGCTGGAAACACACGAAATCGAAGGCTGGAACGGCGCGCCGATCGATACCCGACGCCTCAAAGGCAAGAAAGTCACCATCGTCCCCATTCTGCGGGCTGGGCTGGGCATGCTGGAAGGGGTGACGGACCTGATTCCCAGTGCTCGGGTCAGCGTCGTGGGGCTTTACCGCGATGAGGAAACCCTGCAGCCCGTACCTTATTTCGCCAAGTTCGCCAATGATATCGAAGAACGCATGGCGATTGTCATCGATCCCATGCTGGCCACAGGCGGTTCCATGGTCGCGACTCTGGACATGCTGCGTGACCGGGGTTGCAAGCATATGAAGGTGATCGTGCTGGTGGCGGCGCCCGAAGGTATCCGGCGTGTCGAGGAGGCTTACCCCGGCATCGAGATCTATACCGCCTCGGTTGACGAACGCCTGGATGAAAATGGTTACATCGTTCCCGGGCTCGGCGATGCCGGTGACAAGATATTTGGAACCCGATAA
- the mobB gene encoding molybdopterin-guanine dinucleotide biosynthesis protein B, with protein MSTPATLRFEPEFPLLGIAAWSGTGKTTLLETLLPLLRLRGLCVAVIKHAHHEFDVDQPGKDSHRLRVAGASPMLVASRNRFALMMETPGQQEPDLAHLIHSLYSHEPDLILVEGFKNWPIPKLALYRESVGSDQLVNQNGWIRAVASNCLDELALADDVARLELDDISAIADWVAAWPAKWKQEISRGLTEDKPTR; from the coding sequence ATGTCCACACCGGCCACGTTGCGATTCGAACCGGAGTTCCCTCTGTTGGGAATTGCTGCGTGGAGTGGTACCGGCAAGACCACGTTATTGGAAACGCTCTTGCCTTTGCTGCGTTTACGAGGGTTGTGCGTGGCCGTTATCAAGCATGCTCATCATGAATTCGACGTGGACCAGCCGGGCAAGGATAGCCATCGCCTGCGTGTTGCCGGTGCGAGTCCCATGCTGGTAGCGTCGCGCAACCGTTTTGCCTTGATGATGGAAACGCCCGGTCAGCAGGAGCCTGACCTGGCCCACTTGATTCATTCGTTATATAGCCACGAACCCGACTTGATTCTGGTGGAGGGGTTCAAGAACTGGCCGATTCCCAAGTTGGCACTTTATCGCGAGTCGGTCGGTTCCGATCAGCTTGTCAACCAGAATGGCTGGATAAGGGCGGTGGCGTCGAACTGTCTGGATGAACTGGCGCTCGCCGATGACGTGGCGAGATTGGAACTTGACGATATTAGCGCAATCGCCGATTGGGTGGCGGCCTGGCCGGCCAAGTGGAAGCAAGAGATAAGTCGAGGCCTGACCGAAGACAAGCCGACACGATAA